The nucleotide window CAGACCCCGGCTGCACTACGTGTCCATTCTCGTCAGTTCGCAGGGGTACACCATGAAACGCATTTATCATCCAGGGGGCTCGTTCGTCACCGGCAGCGACCTCGCCGACGCGGTTATGCTCTACGCCGAGGCGCTGGGCAACCGGCAGAAAACTGACATCGTCGATATCCCGGTGGTCGCCGAGGACGGCGGCCGGGGCCGGGCCCAGATCCTCATCGGCGCCTGGAGCCAATTGGTCAGCGTCACCAGCGCGGATGGTCTCAGCGAATTGATTGACATCCAGACCACCGATCTGCTGAAGGACAAGGTTCGCGCCGGGTCCCTGTCTCCGGCGCTGTCCTGGGCCGGAGCACCACAGGGGTCGCCGCAATTCGACGAATTCGACTACTGACCCGTTACAGATCCTGAGACTCAGACGCTGACAGTAGAGGCCAGCGACGCCGACTCGCTGGTCGCGGCCGTGCCCCTGGCGATCAGCACGGGCACGTTGATGTTCATCAGAACGTCGTGCGTGACCGATCCGATCAGCGCGTTCTCCCCGTGCCGGGCCGAAACGCCCAGGATGAGCAGGGCGGCGTCGAAGCTGGCATCGAGCAGAGCCTCCGCGGGATCACGATGGGCCACCCGGCGGCGCACCGTGATCCGCGACGCGGTGGCGGATGCCACGGCGGCTGCATTGAACAGCAGCCGTGCGGTCTGCGGGCTGCGGTCCTCAGTGGCGTCCGACCGGCCAGGGGGAGCGTAGACGAGCAGCAGGTCCTGGTCGAGCCGGTCGGCCTCTTGGGCGCCGATCCGCACCGCGGGAACGCAGCCGTCGCTACCGTCGACGCCGACGACCACGTCGTGGCGGGAGTCCAGGGTCGTGTCGGGAACGATGGCCACGGAGCAGCGCGCTGCCGAGGCGATCTGCACGCTGCGGGAGCCGAGCACTCGGCCGCGCAGGAATCCGGTCTTGTGGGTGCCGACGATCAGGAGGTCCTCCGGCCGGGGCAGGCGGGCCAGTTCCCAGGCAGTGCCGCCGTGCACGATCCGGGTGGTGAGAGTGACCCCGGTGTGCAGCGCCGCGACCCGTTCGGACTCCTCGGCGAGGAGTTCCCTGGCCTGGCGTTCCGCATCAGCCGCGGCATCGCGCCCGACCAGACCCCATTCGTCGTCGACGGTGTTGACGAGCACGACGGCCGCGTTACGTTCGGCGGCTCGGCGCACTCCCCAGCGGAGCGCGGCGCGACTCGGGCCAGACCCGTCGACACCGATGTAGTACGTGGCGCTCATCGGGACGCCCCTGTCAGTTCGGTCTCGGCAGCCCGCCGGCCGCGCGGAACGACCAGCACCGGGCAGGGCATGTTGAGCAGGACATCGTGGCTCACCGATCCGAGGATCAGACCGGCCACCGCCCCGCGGCCGTGGGTGCCGACCACGAGCGCGGCGGCAGAGCTGGCGACCTCGACGAGGGCAGGCGCTGCAGCGCCCTGCATCAGCACGGTGGAGGCGGGGAGGGTCGCGTGGCTGGACCTGACCCGGTCCAG belongs to Cryobacterium sp. SO2 and includes:
- a CDS encoding universal stress protein; the encoded protein is MSATYYIGVDGSGPSRAALRWGVRRAAERNAAVVLVNTVDDEWGLVGRDAAADAERQARELLAEESERVAALHTGVTLTTRIVHGGTAWELARLPRPEDLLIVGTHKTGFLRGRVLGSRSVQIASAARCSVAIVPDTTLDSRHDVVVGVDGSDGCVPAVRIGAQEADRLDQDLLLVYAPPGRSDATEDRSPQTARLLFNAAAVASATASRITVRRRVAHRDPAEALLDASFDAALLILGVSARHGENALIGSVTHDVLMNINVPVLIARGTAATSESASLASTVSV